The Halopseudomonas sabulinigri genome window below encodes:
- a CDS encoding PASTA domain-containing protein: MQWSITGSVFEADGKPASGQVELQLYDMARQVWRSAAKGSLNAKGDFALKLDLAEDKMLPAVRLCEASKANQPSRVLAEGGLIKVEPGKLVRLSYGDIERLGDNAVARSERDSPFSAADDYLLAGMPKEIVKLTLNMASLRINPQVVRAQPQVQPVSSNQLKLQADLSKQIEVQSLELNQKAQLINTLERDKQSTGNELKQAQLKIQTLEKQLQSKPAAAGSEQIELATNQIKLQLNEQILRQSTEFELSTASLQRNLNQKNLELAQVSERLEVLSKQRSEAAAEAASAREESERLKSQMETQVDAGELYSNIARQLQQAQSKLNEDGVPYRLGKVSLNLKTLVSGNSMTLPTLAEIDKGSSGIFTDVALEYLPDSSDSQTSEPLVTVPDFSDLTETLARRLAGDLGLQLEAAYQSIGDSAQAVGQAIRQIPAKGKTLPPGEVVLVVFTQA, from the coding sequence ATGCAATGGAGCATCACCGGTAGCGTGTTCGAGGCAGACGGCAAACCCGCCAGCGGCCAGGTCGAACTGCAACTCTATGACATGGCCAGACAGGTTTGGCGCAGCGCGGCCAAAGGCAGCCTGAACGCCAAGGGCGACTTCGCCCTGAAGCTCGACCTGGCCGAAGACAAAATGCTACCCGCCGTCCGTCTGTGCGAAGCCAGCAAAGCCAACCAACCGAGCCGCGTGCTGGCCGAAGGTGGCCTGATCAAGGTCGAGCCAGGCAAGCTGGTGCGCCTGTCCTACGGCGACATCGAACGCCTGGGTGACAACGCTGTGGCGCGCAGCGAACGTGACAGCCCGTTCAGCGCCGCCGACGACTACCTGTTGGCCGGCATGCCGAAAGAAATCGTCAAGCTGACCCTGAACATGGCCAGCCTGCGTATCAACCCGCAGGTGGTCAGAGCTCAGCCGCAGGTACAACCGGTCAGCAGCAATCAACTCAAGCTGCAGGCTGATCTGAGCAAGCAGATCGAGGTGCAATCGCTGGAGTTGAACCAGAAGGCGCAACTGATCAACACCCTGGAGCGCGACAAACAAAGCACCGGCAACGAACTGAAGCAGGCACAGCTGAAAATCCAGACGCTGGAAAAGCAGTTGCAAAGCAAACCGGCCGCTGCCGGGAGCGAGCAGATCGAGCTGGCGACCAACCAGATCAAGCTGCAGCTGAACGAGCAGATTCTGCGCCAGTCCACCGAGTTCGAGCTGTCCACCGCCAGCCTGCAACGCAATCTGAACCAAAAGAACCTGGAGTTGGCACAGGTCTCCGAACGCCTTGAAGTGCTGAGCAAGCAGCGCAGTGAAGCGGCCGCAGAGGCCGCCAGTGCCCGCGAGGAAAGTGAACGCCTGAAAAGCCAGATGGAAACCCAGGTGGATGCCGGCGAGCTATACAGCAACATCGCCCGGCAACTGCAGCAGGCGCAGAGCAAACTCAACGAGGATGGCGTGCCCTATCGGCTGGGCAAGGTGTCGCTGAACCTGAAAACCCTGGTGAGCGGCAACAGCATGACGCTGCCCACCCTGGCCGAGATCGACAAGGGCAGCAGCGGGATTTTTACCGATGTCGCGCTGGAGTATCTGCCCGACAGCAGCGACAGCCAGACCAGCGAGCCGCTGGTTACGGTGCCAGATTTCAGCGACCTGACCGAAACCCTCGCCAGGCGTCTGGCAGGCGATCTGGGCCTGCAGCTGGAAGCGGCATACCAGAGCATCGGCGACAGCGCCCAAGCAGTCGGTCAGGCGATCCGCCAGATACCCGCCAAGGGCAAGACTCTGCCGCCCGGTGAGGTGGTGCTGGTGGTCTTCACCCAAGCCTGA